GGACGTCGACGTACGCCTCAAGGACCTGCAGCCCCGGACGGAGTTCCCCGATTTCAGCCATGACATTGCGGATGGCTGCCTGCCCTTCTGAGTTGCGGGTTCCATGGGCACAGGCGATCAAGACGGGGCTGTTCATGGGAGCTAGCGTAACGTTGAGCCAGCACCTGTTGAGAAGCCCGCTCAAGAAAGAACCCGTTCAGTTGATTCCCATTGACATTGTTCTTCTCTGGCTCGACCTCGTGGGCGTGTTCTTCTTCGCCGTCTCCGGTTCCTTGCTGGCGGCGCGGAAACAGTTCGACGTGCTCGGTTCGGTGTTGCTCGCGTCCATCGCGGCCCTGGGCGGCGGCGTGATCCGCGACGTCATCCTCAACACCGCTCCCCCTGTCGCTTTCACCAACCCCGCCTACCTGGCCCCGCCCCTCCTGGCTGCCGGGCTGGTCTATTTCCTTTTCTCCTCGGTCCAACGCTTCACGTCCCTGCTGATACTGTTCGACGCCGCAGGGTTGGGTTTGTTCTGCATCACCGGAACTTTGAAAGCCATCACTGCGGGCATGAACCCGGTGACCTGCATCCTCCTGGGCGTGACCACTGCCGTCGGCGGCGGGCTTCTGCGGGACATCACGGCCAACGAGATCCCCACCCTGTTCGACAACCGCGATATCTACGCCTTGCCGGCGTTCGTCGGGGCTGGTTTGACCACCCTGGCTTGGCACCTCGGCGTCTTTAGCGGACTGATCGCCGGTGTAATCGCCGCCGTCGTTTTTGCCTTCCGCGTGACGGCCTGGCGACGCGGCTGGTACGTACCCTTGGCGGTCCGCGGATGGCACCGCGCGGGGGCTGGATCCGGCGGAAATTCCGTGCTCCGGGATTAGCTAGGATGGGAGCATGACTGACATGTTCCTCGAGAAGTTCCGCGCGCTGGTCCCAAAGTATCTCGAGGATGAATGGCAGGAAGAAGACGGCCTGACGCCTGAGGAACTGGACGACGCCCTGTCCGAGCACTCCTTCACCATCCCCCTGGTTCTCCGCGAGTTCTACCTTGCTTTGGGTGGCTGCGAGGACCTCATGGAGGCCTACCACTACTTCTGGGACCCGGAGGAGCTGGAAGTTGATGACGAGGGCTTCCTCATGTTCCTTGAGGACGAGGACGAACAATTCACCTGGGGCTTCCGCGTGGCGGACCTCGGCATCCCGGACCCCATCGTCTACCGCCGCAACAACGCCCGCGGCCAGTGGAAGAGCGAAGAAGGTACCTTCTCCGAGTTCGTCTTCGACATGTTCGATTGGGCCTTCAACGACGAAGACTAGGGCTTCCCAGCGTCCTTTGCCCCCGGCCTCCGGCCCCGCGCAGCCTTTGTGGTTGGCGGGGGCCGTTTTGGTTTGGCTTTGCTTGGGGTTGCCGGTTTGCCGGGTGCGGGGGCGGCGTGCCGTCACGACCCACTTTGAGCCTCGATGCCCGGCGACACGCCGTCCCAAGCGGGTTTCCGGGAGCTCGCCGTTCCAAAGTTGGTGGTTGCGGCACGCGGTCGGGGCCTTATTGTGGGGCCTGGAGTCTGGTTTCAATCACGACGGCGGCGGCCCGGCTATGTAACGGAACGGTCCGAAGCGACCTGCCGCCACGACCCACTTTGAGCCGCGAAACCCGGCGACATGCCGCTGCAGGCCGGTTTCCGGGAGCTTGCCGTTCCAAAGTTGGTGGTGACGGCACGGCGTCGGGGCCTTATTGTGGGGCCTGGCGTCTGGTTTTTGATCACGACGGCGGCGGCCCGGCTATGTAACGGAACGGTCCGAAGCGACCTGCCGCCACGACCCACTTTGAGCCGCGAAACCCGGCGACATGCCGTCCTAGGCGGGTTTCGAGCAGCTTGCCGTTCCAAAGTTGGTGGTGACGGCACGGCGTCGGGGCCTTATTGTTGGGCCCCTGGCGCCCTGGCGGCCGGTGTCAATCACGACGGCGGCGGCCCGGCTATGTAGCGGAAGGGGCCGAAGCGACCTGCTTCCCTGTTCGCCAGCACCTCAAGGACTTCGTCCACCATCCGCCGCGGGTGATAGACCACGTCCGCATAGTAATAGTGCAAGCTCAGTCGTCCGCCCCGGATGGAGGCGTTGTCCCGGTAATGGTCCTTTTTGACCTGTTTCGCCTCGAAGTGTGTTTCGCCATCCAATTCGACGATCAGGCAATCCTCGATCAAGCAGTCAACTTCACCCACGCCCGGGACATCCGCGTGCATCTGAACCTTAAGGCCGGCCCGTGTGAAGTGCGTGTGGGCCAGCACTTCCAGAAGTGAGTCGGCCCTTGGCAGGACCAGATCAACTATGGCCCTCAGCCGTCCGTTTCTATTGCCAGGCAGTTTGCTCCGAAGAAAGTCCGGGCCCAGCAGGGCCTGGCTGACAGCAGCCTGCATCATGACCAGTGCTTCGAGTTCGGGCCTGCACCTCAGGGCATGGAGCAGTACATCGGCAACCCCGGCCACCGGCAAGTAGGGATGATCAGGATGTATGCACTCGCCGTGGTGAACTATGCGCCGCCGGGCCAACCCCGTGCCGCAGCTGAGATGGAGGTCCGCGACATCATGCAGGGTCCAGAGCCCGTAGAAGCGGGCCGCCGAAACACACGTCAGCATCCCGTTGGCACGGAACGCGGCCACAATGTCCGGATCGGCGCCCTTGGACACGTACACGCCGCGATGCAGTCTGGCGATCCGGCCTGATCCTACTGCCTTGGCCAAGGCTCGGCGGCTGAAGCCAGCGGTGTAAAGGGTCTTGGTAGTCGCAGCCCCATGACGGCTGCGGAGAAAATCAACGATGTCCATATGGCCATGGTTAGGTCCGCAGAAGGAGCCCGGTGGGCACAAAGCGGGCTATGTGGATAACCCTCCCGGGCCTCCACGACCCGCATTGCGGGCTGCCGCACCCACTTTGCCGGAGCACT
The Paenarthrobacter ureafaciens genome window above contains:
- a CDS encoding type IV toxin-antitoxin system AbiEi family antitoxin domain-containing protein, yielding MDIVDFLRSRHGAATTKTLYTAGFSRRALAKAVGSGRIARLHRGVYVSKGADPDIVAAFRANGMLTCVSAARFYGLWTLHDVADLHLSCGTGLARRRIVHHGECIHPDHPYLPVAGVADVLLHALRCRPELEALVMMQAAVSQALLGPDFLRSKLPGNRNGRLRAIVDLVLPRADSLLEVLAHTHFTRAGLKVQMHADVPGVGEVDCLIEDCLIVELDGETHFEAKQVKKDHYRDNASIRGGRLSLHYYYADVVYHPRRMVDEVLEVLANREAGRFGPFRYIAGPPPS
- a CDS encoding trimeric intracellular cation channel family protein, producing the protein MIPIDIVLLWLDLVGVFFFAVSGSLLAARKQFDVLGSVLLASIAALGGGVIRDVILNTAPPVAFTNPAYLAPPLLAAGLVYFLFSSVQRFTSLLILFDAAGLGLFCITGTLKAITAGMNPVTCILLGVTTAVGGGLLRDITANEIPTLFDNRDIYALPAFVGAGLTTLAWHLGVFSGLIAGVIAAVVFAFRVTAWRRGWYVPLAVRGWHRAGAGSGGNSVLRD